One genomic segment of Chitinophaga sancti includes these proteins:
- a CDS encoding universal stress protein: MKTIIVPTDFSAAAYNAARYALGLASQMGASRVVLYHAYELVVPVPDMPSAIPMVDPEDLKAASEEGLEKMQRELATEIPANVILDLRAENHLLAANINGFCIDQQADLIIMGTEGGSQFEEILIGSNSVDVARHTACPVIIVPADAVYHPIKKIVFACDFKHIGENTPIGTLKSLLTIFNAELHVLNIDHSGKGLAGETPMESLLLDTLLEGHNPIYHFVDNENVVNGIMDFSEKEGADLIFIIPRKHGLFEGMFRRSRTTQLAFHSHIPLLAIHE; the protein is encoded by the coding sequence ATGAAAACTATTATTGTTCCTACAGACTTTTCAGCAGCAGCATATAATGCCGCCCGCTATGCGTTGGGACTGGCAAGCCAGATGGGGGCTTCCCGGGTTGTTTTGTACCACGCATATGAGCTGGTAGTACCTGTGCCGGATATGCCTTCGGCTATTCCGATGGTAGATCCTGAGGACTTGAAGGCGGCCAGTGAAGAAGGGCTGGAAAAGATGCAAAGAGAGCTGGCGACCGAAATTCCTGCTAATGTAATACTGGATCTGCGGGCAGAAAATCACCTGTTGGCAGCAAATATTAATGGATTTTGCATTGATCAGCAGGCCGATCTGATTATAATGGGTACAGAAGGGGGGAGTCAGTTCGAAGAGATTCTCATTGGTTCCAATTCGGTAGATGTGGCCAGGCATACCGCTTGTCCGGTGATCATTGTACCAGCAGATGCCGTGTACCATCCTATTAAGAAGATCGTATTCGCGTGTGATTTTAAACATATAGGGGAAAATACGCCCATTGGAACCCTGAAGAGTTTGCTCACCATCTTTAATGCAGAGCTGCATGTGTTAAACATCGATCATTCCGGGAAAGGGCTGGCAGGTGAAACTCCTATGGAGAGTTTACTGCTGGATACCCTGTTGGAGGGGCATAATCCAATTTACCATTTTGTAGACAATGAGAATGTGGTGAATGGGATCATGGATTTTTCAGAAAAGGAAGGCGCCGATCTGATCTTTATCATCCCGCGGAAACACGGGCTTTTTGAAGGGATGTTCAGAAGGAGCCGGACTACTCAGCTGGCTTTTCACAGTCATATCCCATTGCTGGCAATACACGAATAG
- a CDS encoding S9 family peptidase, producing MQLRHFTHYMAALGLLSAPLCAQDKKDLTYEQIWKNAPSGISQPLPNITGWADDTHYIEVRNGKSYTVDVKTSAATDYSQAGIAVSVKDHDIIYTAADGTTTQLTNDTLTEKNPTISPDGKYVAFTRHNDLYSVEIATKKETRYTSDASDVVYNGYASWIYYEEILGRASRYRAFWWSPNSRYLAYMRFDDSQVPVFPIYSEKGQHGFTENTRYPKAGDKNPEVKVGVVPVAGGATTWAAFDEKADQYFGTPYWTTDNHLWMQWMNRGQDNLKIYDINLATGAKKEVYDEKQPTWIDWKDGMTILEKGKGFIMRSDKTGWSHLYWYNMDGSLKKQLTSGNWTVNYTVALDVKQEQLYFVARKEASTRTDLYKVNLNTGAITRLTFGEYYHATTVSPHGDYFITTYSNLNTPARIALVDNKGRVIRELGDSKGAQLASYNLALPKLMTYTTRDGLTLPMTVTMPLHMQEGKKYPVLISIYGGPNAGTVYDRWNGNLTAQWWAEKGIIQVVIDNRSSGQLGKMGMNYIHRKTGIYEIEDYMDATKWLRSQAYVDTNKVCITGGSFGGYMTCMALTYGASVFNYGMANYSVTDWQLYDSHYTERYMDTPAENPEGYKITSPMHYLDRYKGLIRIVHGTMDDNVHMQNSIQLINMLEDMNKHFEFMLVPGERHGWRTSIKMKHSDMEMYRFIYRYLLEEPFPAEL from the coding sequence ATGCAATTACGTCACTTTACCCACTACATGGCAGCCCTGGGGCTGTTATCCGCTCCACTATGCGCCCAGGATAAAAAAGACCTTACCTACGAACAGATCTGGAAAAATGCCCCTTCCGGCATTTCCCAGCCACTACCCAACATAACCGGTTGGGCGGATGACACACATTATATCGAAGTGCGCAATGGCAAGTCTTACACAGTAGATGTAAAGACCAGTGCAGCGACCGACTATTCCCAGGCCGGCATTGCCGTATCTGTAAAGGATCACGACATTATCTACACAGCTGCTGATGGTACTACTACACAACTTACAAACGATACGCTCACAGAAAAGAATCCTACGATCTCTCCTGATGGGAAATATGTAGCGTTTACCCGTCACAATGACCTATATAGCGTAGAAATAGCCACCAAAAAGGAAACCCGCTATACCAGCGACGCTTCTGACGTAGTATACAATGGTTACGCCTCCTGGATCTATTATGAAGAAATCCTGGGCCGGGCCTCCCGCTACCGTGCTTTCTGGTGGAGCCCCAATAGCCGCTACCTGGCTTACATGCGTTTTGACGACTCACAGGTACCCGTATTCCCTATTTACAGCGAAAAAGGGCAGCACGGCTTCACAGAAAATACCCGTTATCCAAAAGCCGGTGATAAAAACCCGGAAGTGAAAGTAGGCGTGGTACCCGTAGCTGGTGGTGCTACCACCTGGGCAGCTTTTGACGAAAAGGCAGATCAATACTTCGGTACCCCATACTGGACAACCGACAACCATCTATGGATGCAATGGATGAACAGGGGACAGGATAACCTGAAGATTTACGATATCAACCTGGCCACCGGCGCTAAAAAGGAAGTGTACGATGAAAAACAGCCAACCTGGATCGACTGGAAGGATGGAATGACTATTCTTGAGAAAGGCAAAGGATTTATTATGAGAAGTGATAAAACAGGCTGGTCACACCTGTACTGGTACAATATGGATGGCTCTCTCAAAAAGCAACTGACTTCCGGCAACTGGACGGTGAACTATACCGTGGCCCTGGATGTAAAACAGGAACAACTCTACTTCGTAGCAAGAAAAGAAGCTTCTACCCGCACAGATCTTTATAAGGTAAACCTGAATACAGGGGCAATTACCCGCCTCACCTTCGGCGAATACTACCATGCTACGACTGTAAGCCCGCATGGCGACTACTTCATTACCACCTATTCCAACCTTAATACACCTGCCCGCATTGCGCTGGTAGACAACAAAGGCAGGGTAATCCGTGAATTGGGTGATAGCAAAGGCGCTCAATTAGCCAGTTACAACCTGGCCCTGCCCAAATTAATGACTTATACTACCCGCGACGGGTTGACCCTGCCCATGACGGTGACCATGCCACTACATATGCAGGAAGGCAAAAAATATCCTGTACTCATCAGTATCTATGGAGGGCCTAATGCAGGCACCGTATACGATCGCTGGAATGGCAACCTGACCGCACAATGGTGGGCCGAAAAAGGTATTATCCAGGTGGTAATTGATAATCGTAGCTCTGGCCAGCTGGGTAAAATGGGCATGAACTACATCCATCGCAAAACGGGTATCTATGAAATCGAGGATTATATGGATGCTACCAAATGGCTCCGTTCCCAGGCGTATGTAGATACAAACAAGGTTTGCATCACAGGTGGCAGCTTTGGGGGTTATATGACCTGTATGGCGCTGACCTATGGCGCTTCCGTATTCAACTATGGTATGGCGAACTATTCGGTGACCGACTGGCAGCTCTACGATAGCCATTATACTGAAAGATATATGGATACCCCTGCCGAGAACCCTGAAGGTTATAAAATCACTTCGCCTATGCACTACCTGGACCGTTATAAGGGATTAATCAGGATCGTACATGGCACCATGGACGATAACGTACATATGCAGAACAGTATCCAGTTAATAAATATGCTGGAAGACATGAATAAGCATTTTGAATTTATGTTAGTTCCGGGAGAGCGTCATGGGTGGAGAACCAGTATCAAGAT
- a CDS encoding DUF4197 domain-containing protein produces the protein MYKKLCLLFLAGISVGTVSQAQILKNLSKAVSSATSSATGTSGVSQTDAGNAIKEALSNGVQKGIASLNKTDGFFGSEVYKLLLPPDAVKIGNTLRSVGLGSQVDKAILSINRAAEKAVGYAAPIFVDAIKEMTITDALNLLKGTDSSATVYFKGKTTAKLKAAFSPVVKGALDSTSATKYYGDIVTSYNKLPTTFNKVNPDLQDYVTGMAVNALFDQIKNEEKNIRANPAARTSELLKKVFGSVTSK, from the coding sequence ATGTACAAGAAACTATGTCTTCTGTTTTTGGCAGGTATTTCTGTAGGGACGGTATCTCAGGCCCAGATACTGAAGAATTTGAGTAAAGCTGTAAGTAGTGCAACCAGCAGTGCAACCGGTACTTCTGGTGTTTCGCAGACAGATGCGGGGAATGCGATCAAGGAGGCATTGTCAAATGGTGTGCAAAAAGGTATTGCTTCTCTGAATAAGACGGATGGTTTCTTTGGCAGTGAAGTGTACAAATTGTTATTACCTCCTGATGCGGTGAAGATTGGTAATACATTGAGAAGTGTAGGTTTGGGTAGCCAGGTAGATAAGGCAATTCTGTCTATCAACCGTGCAGCTGAAAAAGCAGTAGGTTATGCAGCGCCAATCTTTGTTGATGCGATCAAGGAAATGACTATTACAGATGCGCTGAACCTGTTGAAGGGAACAGATAGTTCTGCTACTGTATACTTTAAAGGTAAGACTACAGCAAAGCTGAAGGCTGCGTTTTCGCCTGTAGTGAAAGGTGCGCTGGATAGTACAAGTGCAACTAAGTACTATGGTGATATCGTGACTTCTTACAATAAACTGCCTACTACTTTCAATAAGGTAAATCCGGATCTGCAGGATTATGTAACAGGTATGGCGGTGAATGCGCTGTTTGATCAGATTAAGAATGAAGAGAAGAATATCAGGGCAAATCCTGCAGCAAGAACTTCTGAGTTGCTGAAGAAGGTGTTTGGTAGTGTAACATCTAAATAA
- the lysS gene encoding lysine--tRNA ligase: MTSLSEQEIIRREKLQELENAGINPYPAEEYPINNTAANIKAVYSEETKDQLQNICVAGRVMKKRDMGKAAFISLQDHTGTIQLYIRRDDICPGEDKTMFDTVFKKLIDLGDILGAKGYAFVTKTGELSIHVTQLDFLAKSLRVLPNVAEKDGETFDAVTDPEFRYRQRYVDLIINPSVKDTFIKRTKIMQTIRDFYNDLGYLEVETPILQPIPGGATARPFKTHHNALDIPLYMRIANELYLKRLIVGGFDGVYEFAKDFRNEGMDRTHNPEFTVMEMYAAYKDYEWMMRTTETLLEKIALALHGTTQVQVGEKVIDFKAPFRRVTMFDAIKEHTGIDISEMDEAQLRDTCKQLGIGVAPSMGKGKLIDEIFGEKAEHNYVQPTFIIDYPVEMSPLTKKHRSKPGLVERFELMVNGKELANAYSELNDPIDQRQRFEDQVKLMERGDDEAMYIDYDFLRALEYGMPPTSGIGIGIDRLTMIMTNNLSIQDVLFFPQMKPEKLQ; this comes from the coding sequence ATGACATCACTATCTGAGCAAGAGATCATACGCAGGGAAAAACTGCAGGAACTGGAAAATGCGGGCATCAACCCCTATCCAGCGGAGGAATATCCCATTAATAATACTGCAGCAAATATTAAAGCAGTATATAGTGAAGAAACAAAAGACCAACTGCAAAACATTTGCGTTGCAGGCCGTGTCATGAAGAAACGGGACATGGGGAAGGCGGCTTTCATAAGCCTCCAGGACCATACCGGCACTATTCAGTTGTATATTCGCCGCGATGATATCTGCCCTGGTGAGGATAAGACCATGTTCGATACTGTATTCAAAAAACTGATCGATCTGGGGGATATTTTAGGTGCTAAAGGCTATGCTTTTGTTACCAAAACAGGCGAATTGTCTATCCACGTTACCCAACTGGATTTTCTCGCTAAATCTCTGCGCGTACTACCAAACGTAGCTGAAAAAGATGGTGAAACCTTCGATGCCGTAACCGATCCTGAATTCAGGTATCGCCAGCGCTACGTAGACCTGATCATCAACCCGTCTGTAAAGGATACCTTTATCAAGCGTACGAAGATCATGCAGACCATCCGTGATTTCTACAACGACCTGGGTTACCTGGAAGTAGAAACACCGATCCTTCAGCCTATTCCTGGTGGCGCCACTGCACGTCCGTTCAAGACTCATCACAATGCACTGGATATTCCATTATACATGCGTATCGCCAATGAGCTGTACCTGAAACGTTTGATCGTAGGTGGTTTCGATGGGGTGTACGAGTTTGCCAAAGACTTCCGCAACGAAGGTATGGACCGCACCCACAACCCGGAATTTACCGTAATGGAAATGTACGCTGCTTACAAAGACTACGAGTGGATGATGCGTACCACAGAAACCTTGCTGGAAAAAATCGCCCTCGCCCTGCACGGTACCACCCAGGTACAGGTAGGAGAGAAGGTGATCGACTTCAAAGCACCTTTCCGCCGTGTCACTATGTTTGATGCAATTAAAGAACATACCGGTATCGACATTTCCGAAATGGACGAAGCACAGCTGCGCGATACCTGCAAACAACTCGGTATAGGCGTTGCACCTAGCATGGGTAAGGGTAAACTGATAGACGAGATCTTTGGTGAAAAAGCTGAACACAACTATGTACAGCCTACCTTCATCATTGACTATCCTGTGGAAATGAGCCCGCTCACCAAGAAACACCGTAGCAAACCAGGTCTGGTAGAACGCTTTGAACTGATGGTAAACGGTAAGGAACTGGCCAACGCTTACAGCGAGCTGAATGATCCTATCGACCAGCGCCAACGCTTCGAAGACCAGGTGAAACTGATGGAAAGAGGTGATGACGAAGCGATGTACATAGACTACGACTTCCTTCGTGCCCTGGAATACGGTATGCCGCCAACCTCCGGTATCGGTATTGGTATCGACCGTTTGACTATGATCATGACAAACAACCTATCCATCCAGGATGTGCTGTTCTTCCCACAAATGAAACCAGAGAAGCTCCAATAG